TTGCAAGAATAGACCCTATATCCGGATTCAAGAGATTTTTCTCATATCAATCCGTCAACGAATTGTTTAAATCTGTTTTCAAATTTTTTGTTTTAGCCGTAGTAGCCTATTTTACATGTATTCCTTACATCAAAAAAATTTTTATTTTGCAATACACCGCGCCGTCTTACGACCTGCTTTTTACGGTTAAGCTTTTATATAAACTCTTTTTTAATATTATATTCGTAATGATTATATTAAGCATTATAGATTTTTTCATACAGAGGCATCAATACAACAAAGGTTTAATGATGTCCAAGCAGGAGGTTAAGGATGAGGCAAAACAATATGAGGGGAATCAACAGATAAAGGGAAAAATTAGAAAAATGCAAAGAGAGATAGCGAGGAGGAAGATATTAAAGGAGGTTAAAAAAGCCCATGTCGTTATTACTAATCCGACGCACTTTGCGGTGGCCATTAAATATGACAACAAAAAATATAACGCCCCCATCGTTGTTGCAAAAGGGGCGGATAACTTAGCTTTTCTGATAAAAAAGATCGCGTCGGAAAACGATGTGCCTTTAGTCGAGAATAAATTTATAGCAAGAATGCTCTACGATATGTGCGAACCGGGGCAATTAATCCCCGAAAGTTTATATAAGGCCGTGGCAGAAATACTTGCGCATTTATATCTTACAAATAAAAAATTTAAAGAGATATGGGGTTTGATTAAATAATGGCTGAACGGTCGGAAACAGGGACTTTTTCGAATAATTTTATTTTAAAAAACTCGGATATACTACTCGCCTTGCTTTTTGTGATGGTTATCGTTCTTATGGTTATTCCGATAACCACATGGATGCTCGATATATTTTTAACTTTTTCCATATCCTTTTCTATAATAATTTTATTAACTTCTATTTATGTCTTAAGGCCGCTCGAGTTTTCGGTATTCCCCACAATCCTTTTGGTTGCGACTTTATTCAGGCTGTCGCTCGAAATAGCCGCCACCAGATTGATACTTTTGTATGGATATAAAGGCGCCGATGCCGCCGGAATAGTTATAGAATCTTTTGGAAAATTTGTCGTGGGCGGAAATTATGCAGTGGGAATAGTGATATTTATTATCTTTATCGTAATCAATTTTATTGTTGTAACCAAAGGCGCAACCAGAGTAGCGGAGGTTTCGGCCAGATTTACATTAGATGCCTTGCCCGGCAAGCAGATGTCCATCGATGCCGAACTTAATTCGGGTTTTATAACCGAGGAAGAGGCAAGAAAAAAACGAACGGATTTGACGAAAGAGGTAGATTTTTACGGGTCTATGGACGGCGCAAGCAAGTTCGTCAGGGGAGATGTTATCGCCGCCATAATCATTATCGTCATAAACATCATAGGGGGTCTTTTAATCGGCATCTTCCAGCATCATCTATCCCTTTTTAAAGCCGCCTCTTATTATACTCTTCTTACCGTCGGCGAAGGGCTTGTTGTCCAAATTCCCGCTTTAATAGTTTCGACATCGAGCGGTATTATAATTACCAGAGCTACGAGGGAAAGCAATCTTTCGAAAGACTTTTCGTATCAATTTTTGTCTAATCCGAGGGCTTTATATACCGCAAGCGGCGTTCTTTTCTTTTTCGGCGTTATTCCGGGGCTTCCGCACTGGCCTTTTATTCTTTTTGCTGCCCTTGCCGCTTTAATAGCATATTTAATATCTAAAGAAATGGGGAAAAAGAAGACCGAGTTAAGCAAAAAGGAGTTAGAAGATAGAAAGAGCATTCCCGAATCGCAAATTATAGAGAGCGTTCTGCAAGTCGATATTCTCGAACTCGAGGTCGGTTACGGCCTCATATCTTATGTCGATGCTTCAAGAAACGGAGAACTTTTGGAAAGAATTAAAGGCATTAGAAAACAGTTGGCGGGGGATTTAGGAATTATAGTTCCACCTATTCACATTAAAGACAATCTCAATTTAAAGCCGAACGAGTATCTGTTTCTGATTAAGGGCGCCCCCGTAGCAAAATACGAAGTAATGCCTAATAAACTTCTCGCTATGAATCCTGGGAATGTAACAGAGAATATTCAGGGTATTGTTACAAATGAACCGGCGTTCAACCTTCCAGCGCTGTGGATAGATGAAAGCCTTAAGCAAAAGGCGCAGATGGCGGGCTGGACGGTTGTCGAAATACCCGCGATTATAGCAACTCATATAGTAGAGATAATAAAGGCAAATGCGCCGGAACTTCTCACGAGGCAGGATGTTCAGAAACTTTTGGATATGCTTTCCTCTAAATATCCGAAGATAGTCGATGACCTTATCCCGAATACCCTTTCCTTAAGCACCGTTCAAACCGTTCTTGAAAATTTGCTTTCGGAGGGCGTCCCTATCAAAGATATGCTTACAATCGTGGAGACGCTTCATAATTACGGTCAAAATATCAAAGACCCTGCCGCATTAACCGAATATGCCAGAGCCGCATTAAAAAGAACCATAACCAAAATGGCTATGGGAGCAGATAATACTCTCAGGCCTTTAATACTGGGAAAGAATTTCGAATCGCTTATGATTAATGAATACAATAAAACAAAAGAGAAAGGAGGATACGCAGGGATCGACCAATCTTACTATAATAAAATAATTTCGGCCGTCAAAGAAGGGGTAAAAAAATCTGCCGAAACCGGCTTATCTCCCGTCGTATTAACCTCTCCCCAGATAAGATTATTTTTAAAAAATATTTTAAACGAAATAGTTCCGGGGATAACGGTTATTTCATCCAATGAACTGTCGCCGAATTCCAAAATTAAACCACTGGGAAGTATAGAAATTTATGCAGATTAAACGATATGAAGTTTTAGATATGCAGGACGCGATAGAACTTATAAAAAGAGACCTCGGGGAAGATGCCGTTATTATTTCCACAAGGCAGGTTAGCAGTTCAAACGACCTGGGTTTTTTCGGAAAACCGTTTTTGGAAGTCGTAGCTGCGGCAGATTATAAAGATGAAGATCTAATACCTTCGAGGCAGAATAATAATTTTAATCAAAACCTTCTGAGCCCGTTATACGACGATATAAAATTTTTAAAAGACAACTTCGAAAGCATCGTGGAGGATAAGGTTTTATACATTTTAAATACAAAGTTTGAAGAGATTAAACAAAATATGGATGAAATTAAATTTAATTTAAATTTATTAAAAGACGAAAAGACAAAAGTCAGGGAAAAAGAAAACGATTTACTTATGTACCTCGATAATCTTTCTTTCGATAGAAAAATATCAGCCAAATTAATAGAAATATTTTTTAAAGATATTAAATTGACAAACTTCAAGTCCGAAGAAAAAATTAACTATTTTAAAAAGTTTTTCAAAAAAATAATCGAGAAAAAGATAGAAAAGAAAAAGTTAACGCCTTTTATGGACAACAAAATAGTTATCGCCCTTGTCGGAAACAGCGGGGTGGGAAAAACCGCCACAGCCGCAAAGCTATGCGCTAAATTCCTGTTTGAAAAAAATATGCATTTATCCGTATGTTCGCTTGATTCATTAAAAATGGGCGGATATGAAACATTAAAAAATTATGCCAAAAAACTTAAAATAGATTTTGCGGCAATAAAAGATCCGGAAGACCTGAAAACATTTATTTCAGATTCTCCGTCCGATATTATAATAATCGATACATTTGCGGTTAACCACAACAGCGTTTTTCAGCTAAATAATCTGGTAAAATTTTTGGGTGCGTTCGATGGGAAAATTAAAGTGGAGCTTCTTTTGCCTGCTCAGCTTAAAAATGCGGACGCTATCAGGACTTACGAATCGTTCAGGAATAAAGCCGGAGCGAATGGGGTTATTATCACAAAGACGGATGAATCTCATTGTCTCGGCAACCTTGCGGAAATATTTTTACTTACCGATTCAACGGTTGATTTTATTACGAAGGGAGGGAATGTTCCCGAGGATATCGAAGAGGCAACCGTCCAAAATATTTATTCTTTATTTTTCCCTTTACCTCAATATTAAAATTAAAAAAATTAAATAAAAAAAATATTATGAAAAAGCAGGGGAATCAAAATAATTATACAAAAATTATTTCTATAACAAGCGGAAAGGGCGGGGTCGGTAAAACTAACATAGTTTGCAATCTTGCATACTGTTTTGCCTCTATGGGCAAAAAGGTAATGATAATGGATGCCGACCTGAGCCTCGGAAATGTTTCAGTAATTCTCGGTATTATTCCAAAATATAACATTTCTCAGGTAATTTACGGCGATAAACAGCTTAAGGATATCATAATCTCCGATTCTAACGGCGTTCTGGTTCTTCCTGCTTCATCGGGCATACCAGAGTTGTCCAATCTCTCAGAGCCGCAAAAAATTGCTTTAATGTCAAGGTTCGATGAATTTGCCGGAGATATGGAGGGTTCGGGAGAGCCTATAGACATTCTTTTAATAGATACCGGAGCGGGAATTTCGTCGAATGTTTTATATTTTAATCTTGCCGCAAGCGAAATATATGTTGTCGTGACCCCGGAACCTACATCGATAACTGATGCTTATGCGCTGATTAAGGTTTTAAGTTTGAAATACGGAGAAAAATATTTTCGGATTATAGTCAATAACGTTAAAAGCGAAAGGGAAGCTAAGGAGGTTTATAAACACTTAAGCCTTGTTTCCGATAAATTTCTTAATGTAACCTTAAATTATTTAGGACATGTTTTGAATGACGAGAATATTCCAAGGTCGGTTATTATGCAGAAACCGGCGTTAAGCCTTTTTCCAGATTCTAAATCGTCCGAATGTATTAAAAAATTGGCTTATAATATACTTTCTCAAAAAGATAATAAAATATCCAACGGCAATATCCAATTTTTTCTGAATAAACTTTTAAGGGCATTTTAATCTTTGTCAAATGGAAAAAATAAATTTTAAATCAAAAAGGCTGATCGAAGAAAATTTTAACCTCGTAAACACGGTTGCAAACTTTATGATGATAAGATTTAACGGAATCATAAACAGAGATGACCTTGTGGAATTTGGCATAGGGGGACTGATAGATGCCGCTATTAAGTTCGATCCGTCAAAAAATGATAACTTTAGGGTATATGCGATAACGAGGATAAAAGGTTCCATTTTAGACGGCATAAGAAAACTTGACTATATGCCGAGAAATGTCCGCGAGCTAGCGGGGAGGATAGAAAAGACATACTCCAAATTGGAACAAAAATTAGGAGAAATGCCCTCAGATGAAGAGGTGGCTCAGGAACTCGGTGTTAATTCGGAAGAATTTAGCGAAATGCTATATAAGATAAGAGGAGCATCATTTCTATCAGATAAAGATTTTATCGGTTTTGACAAAGGACGCGCCGAATCTATAGAAACAATGGAGAGCAAGGAACCGCAGGTTATAGACAACCTTTTGATAAATGAAAGAAAAAATATTTTAAAGACATACATCGATATGCTTAGCGAGGTTGAAAAAAATGTACTGATGATGTATTATTATGACGAATTAACCTTAAAAGAAATCGGAAGACTGCTGGATCTAACCGAATCCAGAATTTGCCAGATCCATTCTAAGGCAATAATAAAATTGAGATCAAAATTAAAATCATATGAATAAACAAGATAAACAAAGGGATCTGCTTTTTGCGGATAATGTCGATGTCGTTAGAAATGCAATAGATAACATAGCAAAATACGGAACCATAAAAGATAAAAAACTCATAGTCGATTTATTGGGATCGAGCAGCCCGGGCATTGTTGAATTTGCCGAAAATACCATTATTAAACTGCAGGAAAAGGGGCTTATAAAAAAGCTGTTCGAAATTTCTGCCTCAAGCGGCAGCGGCATTAAAATCAGGTCTAATTCATTTGATGTTATAAAGCAAATTGCCATGAAGAACGGAAATTTTTTAACCGAATATTTTAATAAAAGCAAAGGTAAATATAACAGGATAATTTCAGAGCTGATAAGATACGGCAATTTTATCCCTAACGATTATCCAAAAAGGATTTTGGTCAAGCTTTCAAAAGATAAAGACGAAATAACAAGGGCTAACGCGGTTGAATCGATAGGAATATTAAAACTTAAGCTTGACGGCGTACTGATAAAGGCGCTGGATGATACATTCTTTGTTTCGTCATCGGCTATTTTTTCCATAGGGGAAATAAGATTAAAAAGAGCGTTTCCAAGATTGAAAGAGTTATTTTTAAAATCCCGCGACAGGGTTGTCAGAAATATAATAGTCGATTCTTTGGCGAAAATAGGCGGAAACGAAATATTAGATTTTTTGTTAAATCTTCTCGGTAAAAATAATAGATATACGATAGATAAGATTTATATACTTAAAAGTTTATATAAAATATATACGGCGGATAATCGCAAAAAAAGCGGGACAAAAGAGTCGCTGCTCCAAAAAATATCCAATTTAAATCTTAGAATTTCTATATCGTCTATAGAAGAGTATGAGGAAAAAGAGGCAATAGATTCTATCCTTTGTTATTTTTCTTTGTTGAATCATAAAAAGTCGGAAAAAATGTTTAAATTTTTATTTGAATATTATGTTAAAACCGAGAATATCGATGAATTAGAATATCTGTACATAAAAAATATTCTTAAAAAGATCGCAAGACCCAAGTACATAATGAATTACATAAAATCGTTAAAACCGTCGTCCGATTTTAATAAATATGATTTACTGATAAATGTTTTATCCGAGATTTCACCAAGGGATATAATAAATCTTTTAGATTTTTTTAAGGATAAAAAATTATTTTTAGAGGCAAAAATATCTTCTTTAATTTACGCGTGTTCGGTATTCTCGGATAAAAATTTTAGTTACAAAACCGCTTTTTACGATATTATTCTTTATTATTTAAGCGATGGAAACGGTAATGTTAGAAAATCCGCAATTAATTTATCGAGATGCTCGAAAAGCGGCATTTACATAGATAAACTTTTTACTTTTCTTCTTAAGGAAAATCTCCCTGATGTAACCTCTGCGTTTATAAATACCATATCTAATCTTTTAAGCTTTAAGCGGAATAAAAAATATTTTTATTTTTTTGCGGATAATCTGTCGTTAAAAAACGATAAAATAATAGAATATTCGTTAAAAATACTTGAAGAGGCGAAATTATCGCTAACCGATAATGATATTTCGGATTTATATTCTAAATTTGCTAATTTTAAATATGTTAAATCCATACCGTTAAAAAGACTGCTGGCGCGCGTTTTAAGAAAATACGACCTGGCAAAATATAAAGAAGCTATGTCTTTTTTACTTGACGAAAGCGATGAAGAGATTAAATTTAATTATCTGAATTCTCTTTTTATATCAGGGGTTAAGGACCTGAAACTATATTTGGATGTTCTTAGCTCCGCCGGAAATTTTTCGGATGAATTTAAATATAAAATAGTGGAATTAATCGAAAAATTAGGCGACCCGAAGAGCTTTGACTTTCTTGTTTTTATGCTTAATAAAGAAAAGAGTAAAATGGTAAAAATCGCCATACTGAGCGCCATTCATATTATCGATAAGGAAAAGGCGGCAAATATAATAAAAAAATATAATTCATCTAAAGATAAAGACTTAAGAAGCTATTCTTTAGAATTAATACAGTAAATAATTAATACGGTAAAAATTTTTAAAATAAAACCGAATGGAATATCCAAACATTAATTTATCTGATGAAATATTCTATAAATTAAAGAACTTAATATATGATATCTCAGGTATTTATTTTAATGAGCAAAAAAAATATCTCCTTGAAACGAGGTTATCCAGAAGGCTTTCTATTTTAGATCTACCCAATTTTGAAGACTATTATAATTATTTAAGATATTCGCCAAAAAGAAAACCGGAAATAAAGGAGCTTTTAAATAGCGTAACGACGAATGAAACCAGTTTTTTCAGGGACTTGCCTCAGCTCGAGGTTTTTATCGATATTTTAAAACAGGTTGTTTCGGAACCGAGCATTAATCCAAACAAAAAGATTAGAATATGGAGCGCTGGATGCTCCACCGGTGAAGAACCATATACTATTGCCATTATGATAAAAGAGAATTTCCCTTTTTCCAATGTAAAGTTTGATATAATCGGCTCCGATATCAGCGAAAAGGTTTTGGATTCGGCAAACAGGGGGGTATATCATAGTTATACTTTGCGCAACGCGAGCGAAACCATTATCGCTAAATATTTTAATAAAATAGACGACGATTCCTTTGCTCTAAAGGACGAAATTAAAAATATGACCGGTTTTCACAATGTCAATCTTGTAGATGCGAAAGAAGTAAAAAACTTAGACATTTTTGATATCGTTCTTTGCAGAAATGTTATAATATACTTCGATAACGAGTCAAAGAAAATGGCCATTACAAACATATACGAAAGTTTAAAAATAGGCGGGTATCTTTTTTTGGGACATTCGGAATCTTTACATTTTATATCTACATCGTTCAAATTGGTCGGTTTCGGAAAAACACCCCTATACAGGAAAGAATAAATGAAAACGCTATATACGGTATTAATTGTCGAGGACTCGTTAGTTGTAGTTAAGTTTTTATCGATTGCCTTTAAAAACGCGGGTTTTAAGGTGAAAACGGCTTCCGACGGTTATGAGGCTCTGGAAAAAGCCATTAAAGACGATATAAACCTGATTGTAACGGATTTAAATATGCCCGAGATGGATGGGATTACTCTGTTAAGCAGTCTTAAGGATAATTTATCGACCAAAAATATACCCGTTATTCTTATGTCCTCAAATATGCCAAGCGAAAACGAAATATCTAAAAGTTATGCTTTTTTGCAAAAGCCGTTTAATGATGAAAAAATAATAAGCATTGCAAAAAAAGCAATAAAAGAGGTTTACGGCGGCTAACCCGTTATTAATGTTGTAATAATTTATAATTTAAAAGGTGCTGAATATGGCTTTGGATCTGTCGATGAAAATTCTTGTGGTAGATGATTTTTCCACGATGCGAAGGATTATTAAGAATATTTTAAAACAGATAGGTTTTGCGAATGTGGACGAAGCCGAAAATGGGCAGGTCGCCCTTTCAAAAATTGCGGACGGAAATTACGATTTTGTCATTTCGGATTGGAATATGCCGGAAATGAACGGAATAGAATTATTAAAGAGCGTCAGGGCAAATGAAACAACAAAAGATTTACCGTTTTTAATGGTTACTGCCGAGGCAAAAAAAGAAAATGTGGTCGAAGCCGTTAAAGCAGGGGTTAACAATTATATCGTAAAGCCTTTTACGGCGGAAACCCTTCAGGAAAAGATTTCAAAAATATTCCCAGATTAGCCTGAACATATTGTGGAGGAAATCGTTAATGATAGATGACTCGATGAAAGAAATAGTCAATGATTTTGTTCAAGAGGCGCTGGAGCTCCTTGAAAGCCTTAATGAAAACTTTGTCGAGCTTGAGAAAGACCCCGGGAATAAAGACCTGTTAAATACTATTTTCAGAGCGGCGCATACAATCAAGGGTTCTGCCGGTTTTTTGGGTTTTCAAAGCATTGTCGAGCTGGCGCATAGCGCGGAAAATATTTTAAATAAGCTCAGACAGGGCGAAATTTTCCTTACCTCAGGCATGATGGATTGTTTACTCGAGGC
The Candidatus Acidulodesulfobacterium ferriphilum genome window above contains:
- the flhB gene encoding flagellar biosynthesis protein FlhB, translated to MAEDQFDKTEPATPKRIQDARSKGQVMKSREVNTAFVLITILIYLYFNISSIGNIITSEIVYFLSNSFYINLNYAGMLKILYQLIYIVIFAILPFILIVFFASIVSNLSQVGLLFTLEPLIPDFARIDPISGFKRFFSYQSVNELFKSVFKFFVLAVVAYFTCIPYIKKIFILQYTAPSYDLLFTVKLLYKLFFNIIFVMIILSIIDFFIQRHQYNKGLMMSKQEVKDEAKQYEGNQQIKGKIRKMQREIARRKILKEVKKAHVVITNPTHFAVAIKYDNKKYNAPIVVAKGADNLAFLIKKIASENDVPLVENKFIARMLYDMCEPGQLIPESLYKAVAEILAHLYLTNKKFKEIWGLIK
- the flhA gene encoding flagellar biosynthesis protein FlhA, producing the protein MAERSETGTFSNNFILKNSDILLALLFVMVIVLMVIPITTWMLDIFLTFSISFSIIILLTSIYVLRPLEFSVFPTILLVATLFRLSLEIAATRLILLYGYKGADAAGIVIESFGKFVVGGNYAVGIVIFIIFIVINFIVVTKGATRVAEVSARFTLDALPGKQMSIDAELNSGFITEEEARKKRTDLTKEVDFYGSMDGASKFVRGDVIAAIIIIVINIIGGLLIGIFQHHLSLFKAASYYTLLTVGEGLVVQIPALIVSTSSGIIITRATRESNLSKDFSYQFLSNPRALYTASGVLFFFGVIPGLPHWPFILFAALAALIAYLISKEMGKKKTELSKKELEDRKSIPESQIIESVLQVDILELEVGYGLISYVDASRNGELLERIKGIRKQLAGDLGIIVPPIHIKDNLNLKPNEYLFLIKGAPVAKYEVMPNKLLAMNPGNVTENIQGIVTNEPAFNLPALWIDESLKQKAQMAGWTVVEIPAIIATHIVEIIKANAPELLTRQDVQKLLDMLSSKYPKIVDDLIPNTLSLSTVQTVLENLLSEGVPIKDMLTIVETLHNYGQNIKDPAALTEYARAALKRTITKMAMGADNTLRPLILGKNFESLMINEYNKTKEKGGYAGIDQSYYNKIISAVKEGVKKSAETGLSPVVLTSPQIRLFLKNILNEIVPGITVISSNELSPNSKIKPLGSIEIYAD
- a CDS encoding MinD/ParA family protein produces the protein MKKQGNQNNYTKIISITSGKGGVGKTNIVCNLAYCFASMGKKVMIMDADLSLGNVSVILGIIPKYNISQVIYGDKQLKDIIISDSNGVLVLPASSGIPELSNLSEPQKIALMSRFDEFAGDMEGSGEPIDILLIDTGAGISSNVLYFNLAASEIYVVVTPEPTSITDAYALIKVLSLKYGEKYFRIIVNNVKSEREAKEVYKHLSLVSDKFLNVTLNYLGHVLNDENIPRSVIMQKPALSLFPDSKSSECIKKLAYNILSQKDNKISNGNIQFFLNKLLRAF
- a CDS encoding FliA/WhiG family RNA polymerase sigma factor — its product is MEKINFKSKRLIEENFNLVNTVANFMMIRFNGIINRDDLVEFGIGGLIDAAIKFDPSKNDNFRVYAITRIKGSILDGIRKLDYMPRNVRELAGRIEKTYSKLEQKLGEMPSDEEVAQELGVNSEEFSEMLYKIRGASFLSDKDFIGFDKGRAESIETMESKEPQVIDNLLINERKNILKTYIDMLSEVEKNVLMMYYYDELTLKEIGRLLDLTESRICQIHSKAIIKLRSKLKSYE
- a CDS encoding HEAT repeat domain-containing protein, with amino-acid sequence MNKQDKQRDLLFADNVDVVRNAIDNIAKYGTIKDKKLIVDLLGSSSPGIVEFAENTIIKLQEKGLIKKLFEISASSGSGIKIRSNSFDVIKQIAMKNGNFLTEYFNKSKGKYNRIISELIRYGNFIPNDYPKRILVKLSKDKDEITRANAVESIGILKLKLDGVLIKALDDTFFVSSSAIFSIGEIRLKRAFPRLKELFLKSRDRVVRNIIVDSLAKIGGNEILDFLLNLLGKNNRYTIDKIYILKSLYKIYTADNRKKSGTKESLLQKISNLNLRISISSIEEYEEKEAIDSILCYFSLLNHKKSEKMFKFLFEYYVKTENIDELEYLYIKNILKKIARPKYIMNYIKSLKPSSDFNKYDLLINVLSEISPRDIINLLDFFKDKKLFLEAKISSLIYACSVFSDKNFSYKTAFYDIILYYLSDGNGNVRKSAINLSRCSKSGIYIDKLFTFLLKENLPDVTSAFINTISNLLSFKRNKKYFYFFADNLSLKNDKIIEYSLKILEEAKLSLTDNDISDLYSKFANFKYVKSIPLKRLLARVLRKYDLAKYKEAMSFLLDESDEEIKFNYLNSLFISGVKDLKLYLDVLSSAGNFSDEFKYKIVELIEKLGDPKSFDFLVFMLNKEKSKMVKIAILSAIHIIDKEKAANIIKKYNSSKDKDLRSYSLELIQ
- a CDS encoding protein-glutamate O-methyltransferase CheR, coding for MEYPNINLSDEIFYKLKNLIYDISGIYFNEQKKYLLETRLSRRLSILDLPNFEDYYNYLRYSPKRKPEIKELLNSVTTNETSFFRDLPQLEVFIDILKQVVSEPSINPNKKIRIWSAGCSTGEEPYTIAIMIKENFPFSNVKFDIIGSDISEKVLDSANRGVYHSYTLRNASETIIAKYFNKIDDDSFALKDEIKNMTGFHNVNLVDAKEVKNLDIFDIVLCRNVIIYFDNESKKMAITNIYESLKIGGYLFLGHSESLHFISTSFKLVGFGKTPLYRKE
- a CDS encoding response regulator, with translation MKTLYTVLIVEDSLVVVKFLSIAFKNAGFKVKTASDGYEALEKAIKDDINLIVTDLNMPEMDGITLLSSLKDNLSTKNIPVILMSSNMPSENEISKSYAFLQKPFNDEKIISIAKKAIKEVYGG
- a CDS encoding response regulator, coding for MALDLSMKILVVDDFSTMRRIIKNILKQIGFANVDEAENGQVALSKIADGNYDFVISDWNMPEMNGIELLKSVRANETTKDLPFLMVTAEAKKENVVEAVKAGVNNYIVKPFTAETLQEKISKIFPD